The segment ATGACGCAGGACCCGTTCGGATTGGCAATTTCAAATAGAAAGCTGACGTTATTGTGTTCCAGTGGTGTTCCATCGGATTTGAGAATGCGTCCCTGGTAAGTTAACGATCCGAGGTTAGCCAATGCCGGCTGTGCCAGCAGAATAGAAAAGAGAAGATGAAAAAAAGGAACATTCAGGAACTTTTTCATGACATACGCATCGGAATAAATCGTTTAAAACTTAGCCAATCTCTTAGATATTCATGAAAATTGTGTTGCTCGATATTTTAATGCATTCAATATTCCTCACTATCGAGCAAGTTTACGAATATGATTTAATTCTCATTTTTTGTCGCAATCTTTTTTAGGGTTTGAGAGGTGGTACCCTACACATATGTAAACTACAGGCCCGCCTTCAAATTGACGGTCACACCGGGTTTTTGAAATTGAAAACTCTTGGTCTTTTTAAATTTGTTGGTGATGTCACCAACGAGGTCATAGTTTTTAACCAAGGTGATTTTCTTCACACTAGCGTTTTTACGAAAATCCAGCTTTGGCAATTGCACCCACACAAGGTTGGGGGCCACGGAGCTTTCGTAAAAGTAAATTCCCTTGGTTAGATCCGCAACCACACGCCAACGTGTAGGCGAAATATTAGGTCGGGCGGGATCGGAAGTGCCGAACGGCTGCGAAACATTTCGAATCACGCTCAGAACACCCGCGACAGCTTCGCGATAGTCTTGTGGTTCTGGTAAATGCTCTGAGTAAAACGCAGCTCGCACAAAGCGGTCTGCCGCATCTGTCGTACCTGGTAAATCCTTACTTCCACCAAAACCCTTATACTGCTTCAACCCAGCAAGTTGCTGATCAAAAGGAGGAGAGTTCGTCATCACTCTGTAATCTTTGTCGTGATAGATTTTCACTTCGCCCTTAATGTATTCAATAACGGCAGTGTCACCGGTTCTATCCGAAATCGCCAAGTGGACAGTCCCTTCCTTTCGTCCTCCGACAGTTTCAATAGCTCCCGTAAGAACTTGAAATGGTGTCTTCTCCATTGATGCAATGGCCTCGGCGACGGTTTGGAAGTTGTCTAAATAGTACTGAGCCCAAAGACTCACGGCCAAGCCCGGCATCTTTTGATTGCGGGTCCCAAAATCACTTTCAGTTAGATAAAGAATGTTGGCCACAAGGCCTTTTTCATTCAGACCGTCAGCCGTTCCAACGTCGTAGGAAGTTAAAACAACACTTCCATATTTTGAGGTCCACTTCAAAGAGTTGTCGCCCGCCAGCCCGTCGCGCGCAATCCCGCGTGGAAACAACCACATATTGCTGCCGGGGTCTTCAAGCCAATCCATGCTTCGCCCGACGATCACATCTTGCTTCTGATTTTTTCCAATAGACACAAACCGCGAACATGGGAATGCAGGAATCGCCACCAGCAAAGACATAAGAATATAAAGTGTTTTCATAAGCAAAATTTAGCCTGAATAGGCTGCGCTTACTGCTTTATTTTAAATGTATTTTGATCTCGCCCCGTCAGTCGACAAGGGCGAGTTTCTTTTTTTGTTTAACGAAATACAATATTTTTTGAATCAGTAGGAAGGTAGCGAACTTCGCTGTAACCGTCATGAGTCACGAGAGTTGAACAAGTGAATCCTTGAAAGGTTTCAATGTTTGAATGTCCTGCAACTCCCATTTTAATTTGATGTTCAAAACAGATAGTTCCCTTTGTTTTGTGAATTCCGATCTTCACAAGTTTGAACTCTCCATAGACCTTATTTTGGTTAGAACATTGACTATTTGGATAGAAACCAGAGCCCCATCTATAAACATTCCCCGTCATGGTTTTCGCGAAATAGTCATCGTCCGCGGCAATCGCAGCGTTTTCAACATTTGCGAGCATCATGACATCGTAAGAGCTCAGCAAAGATCCAAGCTCAGAGTTTTCAAAATCAGTTCCCACAATGGGCAACTTCTCCATCGCTGATGAAACTGGAAAGCTGTTGGAATATCCAAAGCACAGTCCTTGCGCGGAGCCTCCGTTGGGACCAAGCCAACCACCGATGGCACCACCGATAATGCCGCCGACTGCGGATCCGCTTTCATCAGTTCTGGCAAAGCCTTGAGTGCCCATGAAAACTATGATGATACCGATTAATGATTTAGTTAGTTTAGACGACATAGAAACTCCTTGTGCGAATTGATGAACTAAAATTCCGCGCTTAGACTGATCAATTTTTTAAGTCCGGGAGTTTTGCGAGTCTTAAAATGAAAGCTTCACCGCGAGGGTTACTTATTTAACTCAAAGTCGGTGCGAACTAGATTACATATGGAAAATGTATAAATTTGAAAAAGCCGCCTAGAAGTTCGACAGCGCTCTATATTAACTTACCTAAGCCTTTCCGTAGGATTGTAAATAACTAATTGTTTGCGAGAAAACTGGCCTTATGATTCAATCTTCGGATGAATACAAGTTCAACTGCACTCATTTCAATCGTCAAAACTGACAACCAGATTGAATTCAATCGGGTCACGGAAGGC is part of the Bdellovibrio svalbardensis genome and harbors:
- a CDS encoding linear amide C-N hydrolase produces the protein MKTLYILMSLLVAIPAFPCSRFVSIGKNQKQDVIVGRSMDWLEDPGSNMWLFPRGIARDGLAGDNSLKWTSKYGSVVLTSYDVGTADGLNEKGLVANILYLTESDFGTRNQKMPGLAVSLWAQYYLDNFQTVAEAIASMEKTPFQVLTGAIETVGGRKEGTVHLAISDRTGDTAVIEYIKGEVKIYHDKDYRVMTNSPPFDQQLAGLKQYKGFGGSKDLPGTTDAADRFVRAAFYSEHLPEPQDYREAVAGVLSVIRNVSQPFGTSDPARPNISPTRWRVVADLTKGIYFYESSVAPNLVWVQLPKLDFRKNASVKKITLVKNYDLVGDITNKFKKTKSFQFQKPGVTVNLKAGL